The Cyanobacteriota bacterium genome has a segment encoding these proteins:
- a CDS encoding DUF2232 domain-containing protein, producing MSDLPNPRPDTIASNASDLEQWQPSPLKATRHKTVTLVMVETAFLASASSLIWLVNYYFPLGPVLRIFFPIPIALIYLRWGGRAAWMGTIVSGLLLSVLMGPPRSIQFVIPYGVMGVQFGAWWRWGMNWYSSIAMGTLLGTIGFFFRIWLVSILLGDDLWLYVTTQITELAEWLFIKLGLLAQPSLWFVQILIITMVVLNNLIYAFVVHLVASLMLERLGNPIPAPPKWVEILLE from the coding sequence ATGTCTGACTTACCTAATCCTCGCCCTGACACGATCGCCTCAAATGCTAGCGATTTGGAACAGTGGCAGCCATCGCCCCTGAAGGCAACCCGGCATAAAACTGTCACACTTGTTATGGTCGAGACAGCGTTCCTAGCCAGTGCATCGAGCCTAATTTGGCTTGTCAATTATTACTTTCCTCTAGGGCCAGTACTGCGTATCTTTTTTCCTATCCCTATTGCGCTCATCTATCTCCGATGGGGCGGACGCGCTGCCTGGATGGGCACAATTGTTTCTGGGCTGCTACTTTCTGTGTTGATGGGGCCGCCCCGTAGCATCCAATTTGTTATCCCTTATGGGGTAATGGGCGTACAGTTTGGGGCTTGGTGGCGATGGGGCATGAACTGGTATAGCAGCATTGCCATGGGAACGCTGTTAGGAACGATTGGCTTCTTTTTCCGCATTTGGCTAGTATCTATCCTACTGGGTGACGACCTCTGGCTTTATGTCACCACCCAGATTACTGAGTTGGCTGAGTGGCTGTTCATTAAACTTGGCCTACTGGCACAGCCGAGCCTATGGTTTGTGCAGATATTGATCATCACGATGGTAGTCTTGAATAACTTGATATATGCCTTTGTTGTGCACTTAGTGGCATCACTGATGCTGGAGCGGCTAGGGAACCCAATTCCTGCGCCTCCCAAGTGGGTCGAAATTTTGCTGGAATAA
- a CDS encoding Crp/Fnr family transcriptional regulator, with the protein MEERYNPRDSQAHAAMVRSAPFFQGLPDSAIERATAHMVTREHPANQVILLENDWGTSVYFILDGWVKIRTYNLDGKEITLNILGKGELFGEMAPLDEVPRSTDVITLARTTIGNMPAQDFVQLLSSEPQAGIRLAQLMARRLRQVNRRLRLRESDSTSRVADILLFLAEGQGKRTSEGIEIPNLPHRELSSLSGLARETVTRVLNKLEKKGTIIRDRDVLCIPDLIAIERMML; encoded by the coding sequence ATGGAAGAACGCTATAACCCTCGCGATAGCCAAGCCCATGCTGCAATGGTACGATCAGCCCCCTTCTTTCAGGGGCTCCCTGATAGCGCCATAGAGCGGGCAACAGCGCACATGGTTACCCGTGAGCATCCCGCTAATCAGGTGATTTTGCTAGAAAATGACTGGGGAACATCCGTCTATTTCATCTTAGATGGCTGGGTGAAGATTCGCACCTACAACCTGGATGGCAAGGAAATTACCCTCAATATTCTAGGTAAGGGGGAACTGTTTGGCGAGATGGCTCCCCTAGATGAAGTACCGCGATCGACCGACGTAATCACCCTAGCTCGCACTACAATTGGCAACATGCCTGCCCAAGACTTTGTGCAACTGCTGAGTTCAGAACCTCAAGCGGGAATCCGGCTAGCTCAGTTGATGGCACGCCGTTTGCGCCAAGTCAATCGCCGTTTACGTCTGCGAGAGTCTGATAGCACGTCGCGGGTCGCAGATATTTTGCTATTCCTAGCAGAAGGCCAGGGGAAACGTACCAGCGAAGGGATTGAGATTCCCAACTTACCCCATCGAGAATTGAGTAGCCTGAGTGGGCTAGCAAGGGAAACAGTAACACGAGTCTTAAATAAACTAGAAAAGAAGGGGACGATCATTCGCGATCGAGATGTGTTGTGCATTCCAGATCTAATCGCCATCGAACGCATGATGCTCTAG